From one Streptomyces spiramyceticus genomic stretch:
- a CDS encoding YwqJ-related putative deaminase, which yields MHTAQKDITVTSHTSEPSTPGTQRPPGTHGTPGTSGTPGPGAHPSGDPRLSWSSTEAARPPMLLHRRDGILPTVAAALSVRGADTLTCTAGKGDQPPALHPLVQDFLDTLTSGQRERFTGRCPEAILLSRHITAAEASRSKRASRKPLTPGDARRSLKHSKLTARHIREDGDPLHGSYAPPCRSCTPMLAHFGVRPVDPTVTIAEKG from the coding sequence ATGCACACGGCACAAAAGGACATCACCGTCACTTCACACACGTCGGAGCCGAGCACACCGGGCACGCAGCGCCCGCCGGGCACACACGGCACACCGGGCACGTCCGGCACGCCGGGCCCCGGAGCGCACCCGTCCGGCGACCCCCGCCTCAGCTGGAGCAGCACCGAGGCCGCCCGCCCGCCGATGCTGCTCCACCGCCGCGACGGCATCCTGCCGACGGTCGCCGCAGCGCTCTCCGTGCGTGGCGCCGACACCCTCACCTGTACGGCGGGCAAGGGGGACCAGCCGCCCGCGCTGCACCCGCTTGTCCAGGACTTCCTCGACACGCTCACCAGCGGCCAGCGCGAACGCTTCACCGGCCGCTGCCCCGAGGCCATCCTCCTCTCTCGGCACATCACCGCCGCCGAGGCGTCCCGCTCCAAGCGCGCCTCCCGCAAGCCGCTCACGCCCGGCGACGCCCGGCGCTCGCTCAAGCACTCGAAGCTCACCGCGCGCCACATCCGCGAGGACGGCGACCCGCTGCACGGCAGTTACGCCCCGCCCTGCCGCTCCTGTACGCCGATGCTCGCCCATTTCGGCGTACGCCCCGTAGACCCCACCGTGACCATCGCAGAGAAGGGCTGA
- a CDS encoding SUKH-3 domain-containing protein, whose amino-acid sequence MPGPNLNTNTTRFPVAVDAALRAAGWQPGRWDIRQAEHWADTLRAHLSPAGHQHSVFPAAVEAWAEFGGLYIAAPGPGRQIAPTPVRLDPLGGLHHARTFADLGRALGTEVCPLGTELGSEGGDGQAVLAIDSAGRVYALDHTGDWYLGADLDQALSTLVTGTQPSRLAPA is encoded by the coding sequence ATGCCGGGACCCAACCTCAACACCAACACCACGCGCTTTCCCGTGGCCGTCGACGCCGCCCTGCGTGCCGCCGGCTGGCAGCCGGGGCGGTGGGACATAAGGCAGGCGGAGCACTGGGCGGACACCCTGCGCGCGCACCTGTCCCCGGCCGGCCACCAGCACAGCGTCTTCCCCGCGGCGGTCGAGGCGTGGGCCGAATTCGGCGGACTGTACATCGCGGCGCCGGGCCCCGGCCGCCAGATCGCGCCGACGCCGGTACGTCTCGACCCGCTCGGGGGGCTGCACCACGCCCGTACGTTCGCCGACCTCGGGCGCGCGCTGGGCACGGAGGTGTGCCCGCTCGGCACGGAGCTCGGCAGCGAAGGGGGTGACGGGCAGGCGGTGCTCGCCATCGATTCGGCGGGGCGGGTCTACGCCTTGGACCACACGGGCGACTGGTACCTGGGCGCCGACCTGGACCAGGCCCTGTCGACCCTGGTAACCGGCACCCAGCCGAGCCGACTGGCCCCGGCGTAG
- a CDS encoding sensor histidine kinase: MTATGADQEATGMTARRYWWWERRRSVVLDVGLALLSALECALEGVRFAGNAGLPVPLGVAFGVAAGSVLLVRRRWPIAVVLVSIAVTPAEMAFLMGIVSLYTLAASEVPRRITVVLAGMSLAGTLIVTYVRTQQDVANATDGDFDPGPWYVPVVSLFLSLGLTGPPVLFGLYIGARRRLMESLRERADSLERELSLLADRAEERAEWARTEERTRIAREMHDVVAHRVSLMVVHSAALQAVALKDPAKAVKNAALVGDMGRQALTELREMLGVLRSGDRAKPVNTAVPLASVGAAAAAAASSSAEAVEDGPCLAELDALVGQSRQAGMVVELTVEGDPVPYGARVEQTAYRVVQEALTNVHKHAAGAKTWVRLAHRGSEVAMQVENGPSDGGTADAGLPSGGNGLVGMRERVTALGGVFVSGPTDAGGFRVSAVLPARG; encoded by the coding sequence ATGACCGCAACGGGGGCAGACCAGGAGGCCACGGGCATGACCGCCCGGCGCTACTGGTGGTGGGAGCGGCGCCGCAGCGTCGTGCTGGATGTGGGGCTGGCGCTGCTTTCGGCGCTGGAGTGTGCGCTGGAAGGTGTGAGGTTCGCGGGGAACGCGGGACTGCCGGTCCCGCTGGGGGTCGCCTTCGGGGTGGCCGCGGGCTCCGTGCTGCTCGTACGGCGGCGCTGGCCGATCGCCGTGGTCCTGGTGTCCATCGCCGTGACACCGGCCGAGATGGCCTTCCTGATGGGCATCGTGTCGCTGTACACGCTGGCCGCTTCGGAGGTGCCGCGCCGGATCACCGTGGTGCTGGCGGGGATGTCCCTCGCAGGGACGCTGATCGTGACGTACGTACGGACCCAGCAGGACGTCGCGAACGCCACGGACGGGGACTTCGATCCCGGGCCCTGGTACGTGCCGGTGGTGTCGCTCTTCCTTTCGCTCGGACTGACCGGCCCGCCGGTGCTCTTCGGGCTCTATATAGGGGCCCGGCGGCGGCTGATGGAGAGCCTGAGGGAGCGTGCGGATTCGCTGGAGAGGGAGCTGTCGCTGCTCGCCGACCGGGCGGAGGAGCGGGCCGAATGGGCGCGTACGGAGGAGCGGACCCGTATCGCGCGGGAGATGCACGACGTCGTCGCGCACCGGGTGAGCCTGATGGTGGTGCACTCGGCGGCGCTTCAGGCGGTGGCGCTGAAGGACCCCGCGAAGGCAGTCAAGAACGCGGCGCTGGTCGGTGACATGGGCCGCCAGGCGCTGACGGAGCTGCGCGAGATGCTCGGGGTGCTGCGGTCCGGCGACCGTGCGAAGCCGGTGAACACGGCGGTCCCGCTTGCGTCGGTCGGCGCGGCGGCTGCGGCGGCCGCGTCGTCCTCCGCCGAGGCGGTGGAGGACGGGCCGTGCCTGGCCGAACTGGACGCCCTGGTCGGGCAGTCCCGGCAGGCCGGGATGGTGGTGGAACTCACGGTGGAGGGCGACCCCGTTCCGTACGGGGCTCGGGTCGAGCAGACGGCGTACCGCGTGGTGCAGGAGGCCCTGACGAATGTGCACAAGCACGCGGCGGGCGCGAAGACATGGGTGCGGCTCGCGCACCGCGGCTCCGAGGTGGCCATGCAGGTCGAGAACGGCCCCTCCGACGGCGGCACGGCCGACGCGGGCCTGCCGAGCGGTGGGAACGGTCTGGTGGGGATGCGGGAGCGGGTGACGGCACTGGGAGGCGTATTCGTGTCCGGGCCGACGGATGCGGGCGGCTTCCGGGTGTCGGCAGTGCTCCCGGCGCGGGGCTAG